The following proteins come from a genomic window of Fontisubflavum oceani:
- a CDS encoding PepSY domain-containing protein → MLNLTKATALAALLIPGIAFAQMNEGDRAGTTEAEITAFLTAQGYEITETEIEDDEFEAYAMMDGQTYEIEVSLETGMVTEIELED, encoded by the coding sequence ATGTTGAACCTGACCAAAGCCACCGCTCTCGCCGCGCTCCTGATCCCCGGCATCGCTTTCGCGCAGATGAATGAGGGCGACAGAGCCGGCACAACAGAGGCCGAAATCACCGCCTTCTTGACCGCGCAAGGCTATGAGATCACCGAGACCGAAATCGAAGATGACGAGTTCGAAGCCTATGCCATGATGGATGGGCAGACCTATGAAATTGAGGTCTCGCTTGAAACCGGTATGGTGACCGAGATTGAGCTTGAGGACTAA
- a CDS encoding manganese-dependent inorganic pyrophosphatase — translation MTTLVFGHKSPDTDSTGSPLIWAWYLSEVKGQAAEARLLGEPNTEATFVLERWSLAKPEIISEVAEDTPVVIVDTNNPAELPEAINSADIQAIIDHHKLVGGLETKGPIDITIRPVACTATIMHDLMGEDAAKMPESIKGAMLSCILSDTLEFRSPTTTDVDREVAEALAKDLGIDIPSYAAEMFAAKSDVSEFSDSELLRMDSKEYEVGGKSFRVSVLETTSPETVLARKASLMETMPTVALEDSVDQVLLFIVDILNEESTMLIPNELTKELAEKSFATVCGDGDTVVLPGVVSRKKQIIPNLTL, via the coding sequence ATGACCACGCTCGTATTCGGCCATAAATCGCCAGACACTGATTCCACCGGCTCGCCGCTCATCTGGGCCTGGTATCTCTCCGAGGTGAAAGGCCAAGCTGCGGAAGCGCGGCTTTTGGGGGAACCCAATACCGAAGCCACCTTCGTGCTCGAGCGCTGGTCGCTCGCCAAGCCCGAAATCATCTCCGAGGTCGCCGAAGACACGCCTGTCGTGATCGTCGACACAAACAACCCCGCTGAGCTGCCCGAAGCGATCAACAGCGCCGATATCCAGGCCATCATCGACCACCACAAGTTGGTCGGCGGACTGGAAACCAAAGGCCCGATCGACATCACCATCCGCCCCGTCGCCTGCACCGCCACGATCATGCATGACCTGATGGGCGAGGACGCCGCGAAGATGCCGGAAAGCATCAAGGGCGCGATGCTGTCCTGCATTCTGTCGGACACATTGGAATTCCGCTCCCCCACGACCACGGATGTGGATCGTGAAGTGGCTGAGGCGCTGGCCAAAGACCTCGGCATCGACATTCCTAGCTATGCCGCCGAGATGTTCGCAGCCAAATCCGATGTCTCCGAATTCTCCGATTCCGAGCTGCTGCGTATGGACAGCAAGGAATACGAAGTGGGCGGCAAAAGCTTCCGCGTCTCGGTCCTGGAGACCACCTCGCCCGAGACCGTTTTGGCCCGCAAAGCCAGCCTGATGGAGACAATGCCGACCGTTGCCCTGGAAGACAGCGTCGATCAAGTGCTGCTCTTCATCGTGGACATTCTCAACGAGGAATCCACCATGCTGATCCCCAATGAACTGACCAAAGAGCTGGCCGAAAAGAGCTTCGCCACGGTCTGCGGTGATGGCGACACGGTGGTCCTGCCCGGTGTTGTCAGCCGCAAAAAGCAGATCATTCCGAATCTGACGCTCTGA
- a CDS encoding helix-turn-helix transcriptional regulator: MSRNTVLWGLFALQAICCAYFLLDITLDFISPGTGLLLVESDLAEAVVTIALFVSLAFTASELRQMMSRQRRLSDQLKVASGAFTDLLETRFAEWSLTAAEREVAILALKGFAIADMAELRATKLGTVKAQCAAVYRKAKVSGRLELLSLFLDDLLADELVPTGPAPGQ, encoded by the coding sequence ATGTCGCGGAATACTGTTCTTTGGGGGCTGTTCGCGCTCCAGGCTATCTGCTGTGCCTATTTTCTGTTGGATATCACGCTCGATTTCATCAGCCCCGGCACCGGGCTGTTGCTGGTCGAAAGCGACCTGGCCGAAGCGGTCGTGACCATCGCGCTCTTTGTCAGCCTCGCCTTCACAGCCTCCGAGCTGCGCCAGATGATGAGCCGACAGCGCCGACTGTCGGACCAGTTGAAAGTCGCCTCGGGCGCCTTTACCGACCTTCTGGAAACCCGCTTTGCCGAATGGTCGCTGACGGCGGCGGAACGCGAGGTGGCGATCTTGGCGCTGAAGGGCTTTGCAATCGCCGATATGGCCGAGCTTCGCGCCACGAAACTGGGCACAGTCAAAGCCCAATGTGCCGCTGTCTATCGCAAGGCCAAGGTGTCCGGCCGACTGGAACTGTTGAGCCTTTTCTTGGACGACCTTCTGGCGGACGAGCTCGTTCCCACCGGCCCCGCGCCCGGTCAATAG
- a CDS encoding NAD(P)-dependent oxidoreductase, protein MAQRFQAEGVPVMGWTRSGRSVAGIASAPDLAALVAESDVLVLSLYDDAAVTDMLDALLALDLTGKLIVETSTVAPSCLTDRIEAFAAKGAGAVDAPIAGGPELVLAGQCGICVGGEDVAAKRALTVLAALTERVFHVGPLGTGMVMKVINNSMLQTYVTGLVEMMRLAKRAGLPLETAIKIVSHGPAGVPMVAARIPKILGEDKEVGFTVAGILKDNEVFQRVARDFGVEAPSLAAAELMQNEGIALGLADQDPAALIAEAYARA, encoded by the coding sequence ATGGCCCAGAGATTTCAAGCTGAGGGGGTGCCGGTGATGGGCTGGACCCGCAGCGGCCGCAGTGTCGCCGGCATTGCATCGGCACCGGATCTCGCCGCGCTTGTGGCGGAGAGCGATGTTTTGGTGCTGTCGCTTTATGATGACGCGGCAGTGACCGATATGCTTGACGCCCTATTGGCGCTTGATCTGACAGGCAAGCTGATCGTCGAGACCAGCACGGTCGCGCCGTCCTGCCTCACCGACCGGATTGAGGCGTTTGCCGCCAAAGGCGCGGGCGCGGTGGATGCGCCGATTGCGGGCGGGCCGGAGTTGGTTCTGGCCGGGCAATGCGGCATTTGCGTGGGCGGTGAGGACGTCGCGGCGAAACGCGCGCTTACAGTGCTTGCGGCGCTGACCGAGCGGGTCTTTCATGTGGGCCCGCTTGGCACCGGTATGGTCATGAAAGTCATCAACAATTCGATGTTGCAGACTTATGTCACCGGCCTTGTGGAGATGATGCGGCTGGCCAAGCGCGCGGGCCTGCCGCTGGAAACGGCAATCAAGATCGTCAGCCATGGCCCGGCGGGGGTGCCGATGGTGGCCGCCCGTATTCCGAAAATCTTGGGCGAGGATAAAGAGGTTGGGTTTACCGTTGCGGGTATCCTGAAGGACAATGAAGTGTTTCAACGGGTCGCGCGGGATTTTGGTGTCGAGGCTCCGTCTCTTGCGGCGGCTGAGTTGATGCAGAACGAAGGTATTGCTTTGGGTCTTGCCGATCAGGACCCTGCTGCGTTGATTGCCGAGGCCTATGCCCGCGCCTGA
- the groES gene encoding co-chaperone GroES, with protein MAFTPLHDRVLVERVESDEKTAGGLIIPDSAKEKPAEGLVVAVGAGAKDDDGDRIAMDVKEGDKILFGKWSGTEVTVDGKELLIMKESDILGIIA; from the coding sequence ATGGCTTTTACACCGCTGCATGACCGTGTGTTGGTCGAACGCGTCGAAAGCGACGAGAAAACCGCAGGCGGGCTGATCATCCCCGACAGCGCGAAAGAGAAACCCGCCGAGGGCCTGGTTGTGGCCGTGGGCGCAGGGGCCAAAGACGATGATGGCGACCGGATCGCCATGGACGTCAAAGAAGGCGACAAAATCCTGTTCGGCAAATGGTCGGGCACGGAAGTCACCGTTGACGGCAAAGAGCTGTTGATCATGAAGGAAAGCGACATCCTCGGCATCATCGCCTGA
- the groL gene encoding chaperonin GroEL (60 kDa chaperone family; promotes refolding of misfolded polypeptides especially under stressful conditions; forms two stacked rings of heptamers to form a barrel-shaped 14mer; ends can be capped by GroES; misfolded proteins enter the barrel where they are refolded when GroES binds) — MAAKDVKFDTDARNRMLAGVNTLADAVKVTLGPKGRNVVIEKSFGAPRITKDGVTVAKEIELEDKFENMGAQMVKEVASRTNDEAGDGTTTATVLAQAIIREGLKSVAAGMNPMDLKRGIDMAVAKVIGEIQGAAREVKDSDEVAQVGTISANGEAEIGRQIADAMQKVGNDGVITVEENKGLETETEVVEGMQFDRGYLSPYFVTNPDKMIAELEDCMVLLHEKKLSSLQPMVPLLETVIQSGKPLLIIAEDVEGEALATLVVNKLRGGLKIAAVKAPGFGDRRKAMLQDIGILTGGQVISEDLGMKLENVTMDMLGTAKRITITKDETTVIDGNGEKAEIEARVAQIRQQIEETTSDYDREKLQERVAKLAGGVAVIRVGGMTEVEVKERKDRVDDALNATRAAVQEGVVVGGGVALVQGAKVLADMTGDNSDQNAGIAIVRKALEAPLRQIAENAGVDGSVVAGKIRESSDAAFGFNAQAEEYGDMFAFGVIDPAKVVRTALEDAASVASLLITTEAMVADKPSKDGGAAGGGMPDMGGMGGMM, encoded by the coding sequence ATGGCTGCTAAAGACGTCAAGTTTGATACCGACGCCCGCAACCGCATGCTCGCTGGCGTGAACACGCTGGCCGACGCAGTGAAAGTCACCCTGGGTCCGAAAGGCCGCAACGTGGTGATCGAGAAATCCTTCGGCGCTCCGCGCATCACCAAAGACGGTGTGACGGTTGCCAAGGAAATCGAACTGGAAGACAAGTTCGAAAACATGGGCGCGCAGATGGTGAAAGAAGTCGCCAGCCGCACCAATGACGAAGCTGGCGACGGCACCACCACCGCGACCGTGCTGGCGCAAGCCATCATCCGCGAAGGTCTGAAATCGGTTGCCGCTGGCATGAACCCGATGGACCTGAAGCGCGGCATCGACATGGCCGTGGCCAAAGTGATCGGCGAGATCCAAGGCGCGGCCCGCGAAGTCAAAGACTCCGACGAAGTGGCGCAGGTTGGCACCATCTCCGCCAATGGCGAAGCCGAGATTGGCCGTCAGATCGCCGACGCGATGCAGAAAGTCGGCAATGACGGCGTGATCACTGTCGAAGAGAACAAGGGCCTGGAGACCGAGACCGAGGTCGTCGAAGGCATGCAGTTCGACCGTGGCTACCTGAGCCCCTACTTCGTCACCAACCCGGACAAGATGATTGCCGAGCTGGAAGACTGCATGGTGCTGTTGCACGAGAAGAAACTCTCCTCGCTGCAGCCGATGGTTCCGCTTCTGGAAACCGTTATCCAGTCGGGCAAACCGCTTCTCATCATCGCTGAAGATGTCGAAGGCGAAGCGCTGGCGACCCTCGTGGTCAACAAACTGCGCGGTGGTCTGAAAATCGCGGCTGTCAAAGCACCTGGCTTCGGCGATCGCCGGAAAGCCATGCTGCAGGACATCGGCATTCTGACCGGTGGTCAGGTGATCTCCGAAGATCTCGGCATGAAGCTCGAAAACGTGACCATGGATATGCTCGGCACCGCCAAGCGCATCACGATCACCAAAGACGAGACCACCGTGATCGACGGCAACGGCGAAAAGGCCGAGATCGAAGCCCGTGTGGCCCAGATCCGTCAGCAGATCGAAGAAACCACCTCCGATTACGACCGTGAGAAACTGCAAGAGCGCGTGGCCAAACTGGCTGGCGGTGTTGCCGTGATCCGCGTTGGTGGCATGACCGAAGTGGAAGTGAAAGAGCGCAAAGACCGCGTTGATGACGCGCTGAACGCAACCCGTGCTGCTGTGCAGGAAGGTGTTGTTGTGGGTGGCGGTGTCGCTCTGGTCCAGGGTGCGAAAGTGCTGGCCGATATGACCGGTGATAACTCCGATCAGAACGCCGGTATCGCCATCGTGCGCAAAGCCCTCGAAGCCCCGCTGCGTCAGATTGCTGAGAACGCAGGCGTCGACGGGTCGGTCGTGGCTGGCAAAATCCGCGAGAGCAGCGACGCCGCCTTCGGCTTCAACGCACAAGCGGAAGAATATGGCGACATGTTCGCCTTCGGTGTGATCGACCCTGCCAAAGTGGTTCGGACCGCTCTGGAAGATGCAGCTTCGGTTGCCTCGCTCCTGATCACCACCGAAGCCATGGTTGCCGACAAGCCCTCCAAAGACGGTGGGGCCGCTGGTGGCGGCATGCCCGACATGGGCGGCATGGGCGGCATGATGTAA
- a CDS encoding bifunctional 2',3'-cyclic-nucleotide 2'-phosphodiesterase/3'-nucleotidase yields the protein MPLLLDRRTFLGTTASFIALHPFSANAQANQAHLRIMETTDVHVHVFPYDYYGDRPVDTVGLARTASLIQAVRDESTNSLLLDNGDFLQGNPMGDYIAYERGMSEGDMHPIIAAMNTLGFDGSTLGNHEFNYGLNFLMNSLAGADFPMVCANVATEMGASPTEDTTLVPPYVILDHTLTDGAGESHPIRIGLIGFVPPQIMTWDRRHLEGNVMARDIVDTARAYIPQMKEQGADLIIALSHSGIGAADHTDGMENASIPLAAIEGIDAILTGHHHRVFPGPDYADTPGVDAEAGTIMGKPATMGGFWGSHMGLVDLMLERDGNGWRIVGHTSEARPISRREEDRSVTALVESAPAVLASAQTEHDATLDYVRRAVGETAAPLHSYFALVADDPSVQVVSNAQTWYIEQMMAGTEYEGLPILSAAAPFKAGGRGGPEYYTDVAVGAVAIKNVADLYLYPNTVRAVLVTGAEVQDWLERSAGMFNQIEPGSADQVLLNPDFPSYNFDVIDGVEYQIDLSQPSRYDRDGNVVAEGAERIVNLTYNGAPLDPDQQFIIATNNYRAGGGGNFPGASPETTVFEGPDTNRDVIVRYIVEQGTINPAADANWSFAPMPGTTVLFDTGPAASAYSDAVEGVTIEPAGDGPDGFARFRISL from the coding sequence ATGCCACTTCTACTCGACCGCCGCACCTTCCTTGGCACCACCGCCAGCTTCATCGCGCTGCATCCCTTCTCCGCCAATGCGCAGGCCAACCAAGCCCATCTCCGGATCATGGAGACCACAGACGTCCATGTGCATGTCTTCCCCTATGATTATTATGGCGACCGGCCCGTCGATACGGTCGGGCTCGCCCGCACGGCTTCGCTGATCCAGGCGGTACGCGACGAATCCACCAACTCGCTCTTGCTCGACAATGGCGACTTCCTTCAGGGCAACCCGATGGGCGATTACATCGCCTATGAGCGCGGCATGTCCGAAGGCGACATGCATCCGATCATCGCGGCGATGAACACGCTTGGCTTTGACGGCTCAACCCTCGGCAATCACGAGTTCAACTACGGCCTCAACTTCCTGATGAACTCGCTGGCCGGGGCCGATTTCCCCATGGTCTGCGCCAATGTCGCGACCGAAATGGGCGCCAGCCCGACCGAGGACACCACGCTGGTGCCGCCTTATGTCATCCTTGACCACACGCTCACCGATGGCGCGGGCGAGAGCCACCCGATCCGCATCGGCCTGATCGGTTTCGTCCCGCCGCAGATCATGACCTGGGACCGCCGCCATCTGGAAGGCAATGTCATGGCCCGCGATATCGTCGATACCGCGCGCGCCTATATCCCGCAGATGAAGGAACAAGGCGCGGACCTGATCATCGCGCTCAGCCATTCCGGCATCGGCGCGGCAGATCATACGGATGGCATGGAAAACGCCTCCATCCCGCTGGCCGCCATCGAGGGGATTGATGCAATCCTGACCGGGCACCATCACCGGGTCTTCCCCGGCCCCGACTATGCCGACACGCCCGGCGTCGATGCCGAGGCCGGCACGATCATGGGCAAACCGGCAACGATGGGCGGGTTCTGGGGCAGCCATATGGGTCTGGTCGACCTGATGCTGGAGCGCGACGGAAATGGCTGGCGCATCGTCGGCCATACCTCCGAAGCGCGGCCGATTTCGCGCCGCGAGGAAGACCGCTCGGTCACCGCGCTCGTCGAAAGCGCGCCCGCTGTCCTGGCCTCAGCGCAGACCGAACATGACGCAACGCTCGATTATGTCCGCCGTGCCGTGGGCGAGACCGCCGCGCCGCTGCACTCCTATTTCGCGCTGGTGGCCGATGACCCCTCGGTTCAGGTCGTCTCAAATGCGCAGACTTGGTATATCGAACAGATGATGGCGGGCACAGAATATGAGGGCCTGCCAATCCTCTCGGCGGCGGCGCCCTTCAAGGCCGGCGGTCGCGGTGGCCCGGAATACTATACCGATGTGGCCGTGGGCGCGGTGGCGATCAAAAACGTTGCCGATCTCTACCTCTATCCCAACACGGTGCGCGCCGTTCTGGTGACCGGGGCCGAGGTGCAGGACTGGCTCGAACGCTCAGCGGGTATGTTCAACCAAATCGAGCCAGGCAGCGCCGATCAGGTGCTTCTGAACCCCGATTTCCCGTCGTATAATTTCGACGTGATCGACGGGGTGGAGTATCAAATCGATCTCAGCCAGCCGTCGCGCTATGACCGCGACGGCAATGTGGTCGCCGAAGGCGCGGAGCGGATCGTGAACCTGACCTATAACGGTGCACCGCTCGACCCCGATCAGCAGTTCATCATCGCCACCAACAATTACCGAGCGGGTGGCGGCGGCAACTTCCCCGGCGCCTCGCCCGAAACCACGGTCTTTGAAGGGCCTGACACGAACCGCGATGTGATCGTCCGCTATATCGTCGAACAGGGCACGATCAATCCAGCGGCGGATGCCAACTGGTCTTTCGCGCCGATGCCGGGCACCACGGTCCTCTTCGACACCGGCCCGGCGGCCAGCGCCTATTCCGATGCGGTGGAAGGTGTGACGATCGAACCGGCAGGCGACGGGCCGGATGGGTTCGCGCGGTTCCGCATTTCGCTCTGA